A single Curtobacterium sp. MCJR17_020 DNA region contains:
- a CDS encoding SPFH domain-containing protein, with product MEVLFALGAIPLIIVGIIVLAVIALIYAKVVYRNAGADEALIITGKRSRKVKNDDGTETVESGIKVVLGAGVLVRPFFEKVAKLSLSSRAIDINVNAQDSRGVTIDVEAVALVKVGETDASIRAAAQRFLGQEKKIDDFAREVLSGSLRASIGATDVSTIIRNRDQLTVAVLDVAKEALHSQGLDVDSFEIKGISDRNEYISDLGRAERARVRLEAENAEAQADREAREARATADQAIAEAENTLAIRRAALQLDADRASAEAAAAGPLAQARAAQGVVEQEQITAQKRAELRRAELESEVSAVAEAQARKTRVEAEAAAGAQVETARAQAEARRISAEAIAAEAKAESEARKLAADASRAEGEAAADAIRAKGQAEADATKAQADALAQHSEAVLRVKAIETLPSIARELAAPMGNIDKLTVVSSDGAGALSKSIVSQFSEVDALLGTTAGFTLSDIVKSATTGQAAARAVVREQSTGAVEPIE from the coding sequence ATGGAAGTCCTGTTCGCGCTCGGAGCCATCCCGCTGATCATCGTGGGGATCATCGTCCTCGCCGTGATCGCGCTGATCTACGCGAAGGTCGTGTACCGCAACGCCGGCGCCGACGAAGCGCTCATCATCACCGGCAAGCGCTCACGCAAGGTCAAGAACGACGACGGCACCGAGACCGTCGAGTCCGGCATCAAGGTCGTGCTCGGCGCCGGCGTCCTCGTCCGGCCGTTCTTCGAGAAGGTCGCGAAGCTCTCGCTCAGCTCGCGGGCGATCGACATCAACGTCAACGCGCAGGACTCCCGCGGCGTGACGATCGACGTCGAAGCGGTCGCGCTCGTCAAGGTCGGCGAGACCGACGCGTCGATCCGGGCGGCCGCGCAGCGGTTCCTCGGGCAGGAGAAGAAGATCGACGACTTCGCGCGCGAGGTCCTGTCGGGTTCACTCCGCGCGTCGATCGGTGCGACCGACGTGTCCACGATCATCCGCAACCGCGACCAGCTCACCGTCGCGGTGCTCGACGTGGCGAAGGAAGCCCTGCACAGCCAGGGCCTCGACGTCGACTCCTTCGAGATCAAGGGCATCTCGGACCGCAACGAGTACATCAGCGACCTCGGTCGTGCCGAGCGCGCCCGGGTCCGGCTCGAGGCGGAGAACGCCGAGGCGCAGGCCGACCGCGAAGCACGAGAGGCCCGTGCCACCGCCGACCAGGCCATCGCCGAAGCCGAGAACACCCTGGCGATCCGCCGTGCCGCGCTGCAGCTCGACGCCGACCGGGCATCGGCCGAGGCCGCAGCCGCCGGTCCGCTCGCCCAGGCCCGTGCGGCGCAGGGCGTCGTCGAGCAGGAGCAGATCACCGCGCAGAAGCGTGCCGAGCTACGCCGTGCCGAGCTCGAGTCCGAGGTCTCCGCCGTCGCCGAGGCGCAGGCGCGCAAGACCCGTGTCGAGGCCGAAGCGGCTGCCGGAGCCCAGGTCGAGACGGCCCGCGCCCAGGCCGAGGCCCGTCGCATCTCCGCCGAGGCGATCGCAGCCGAGGCGAAGGCCGAGTCCGAGGCGCGCAAGCTGGCCGCCGATGCCTCCCGTGCCGAAGGTGAGGCAGCGGCCGACGCGATCCGCGCCAAGGGTCAGGCCGAGGCGGACGCCACGAAGGCCCAGGCCGACGCACTCGCGCAGCACTCCGAAGCCGTCCTGCGCGTCAAGGCCATCGAGACCCTGCCGAGCATCGCCCGCGAGCTCGCCGCGCCGATGGGCAACATCGACAAGCTGACCGTGGTGTCCTCCGACGGCGCCGGTGCCCTGTCGAAGAGCATCGTGAGCCAGTTCAGCGAGGTCGACGCCCTGCTCGGGACGACCGCCGGGTTCACCCTGAGCGACATCGTCAAGAGTGCGACGACGGGGCAGGCTGCCGCACGGGCCGTCGTGCGCGAGCAGTCCACCGGTGCCGTGGAGCCGATCGAGTAG
- the nadE gene encoding ammonia-dependent NAD(+) synthetase has product MRELQAAIAADLNVQPTIEPEQEIARRVGFLRDYLLTTGAKGFLLAISGGQDSTLAGRLTQLAVESLRAEGHPAEFTTVRMPYRVQADEDDAQLALQFIAADPGITVNIEHGVDGVMQDTAASGAELSDFVKGNVKARMRMVAQYAVAGQRGLLVVGTDHAAEAVTGFFTKYGDGGVDLTPLTGLSKSQGRQLLEHLGAPARLYEKAPTADLLDETPGQTDEANLGLSYAEIDAYLQGHDVPLEVAEAIEARYRATEHKRQVPATPFDDWWRAGA; this is encoded by the coding sequence GTGCGTGAACTCCAAGCCGCCATCGCCGCGGACCTCAACGTCCAGCCGACCATCGAGCCGGAGCAGGAGATCGCCCGCCGTGTCGGGTTCCTCCGTGACTACCTGCTCACGACCGGCGCGAAGGGCTTCCTGCTCGCGATCAGTGGCGGCCAGGACTCCACGCTCGCCGGGCGCCTGACCCAGCTCGCGGTCGAGTCCCTCCGCGCCGAGGGGCACCCCGCCGAGTTCACGACCGTCCGCATGCCCTACCGCGTGCAGGCCGACGAGGACGACGCCCAGCTCGCCCTGCAGTTCATCGCAGCCGACCCGGGCATCACCGTCAACATCGAGCACGGCGTCGACGGTGTCATGCAGGACACCGCTGCTTCCGGCGCCGAGCTGAGCGACTTCGTGAAGGGCAACGTCAAGGCCCGGATGCGCATGGTCGCCCAGTACGCCGTCGCCGGCCAGCGCGGGCTGCTCGTCGTCGGGACCGACCACGCGGCCGAGGCGGTCACCGGCTTCTTCACGAAGTACGGCGACGGCGGCGTCGACCTGACGCCGCTCACCGGCCTGTCGAAGAGCCAGGGGCGGCAGCTGCTCGAGCACCTCGGGGCGCCCGCCCGCCTGTACGAGAAGGCCCCCACTGCAGACCTGCTCGACGAGACGCCCGGCCAGACCGACGAAGCGAACCTCGGGCTGTCCTACGCCGAGATCGACGCCTACCTGCAGGGGCACGACGTGCCGCTCGAGGTCGCCGAGGCGATCGAGGCGCGGTACCGCGCGACCGAGCACAAGCGCCAGGTGCCGGCGACGCCGTTCGACGACTGGTGGCGTGCGGGCGCGTAG
- a CDS encoding MarR family transcriptional regulator produces the protein MQAPDLTTPLELMRWIGWAQRKAADEWVRDRDLTREQSFVLGYLQQNPGAIQRDIAEITRTSAASVSSLLQGLERRGLVERRPDATNGRTKTVHATPAGIDLIAGFTDAMVALDDTLLAPLDTDERATLRRLLQKVTAELAPPTR, from the coding sequence ATGCAGGCACCGGACCTCACCACTCCGCTCGAACTCATGCGGTGGATCGGATGGGCACAGCGCAAGGCGGCCGACGAGTGGGTCCGTGATCGGGACCTCACCCGCGAGCAGAGCTTCGTGCTCGGGTACCTGCAGCAGAACCCAGGAGCGATCCAACGCGACATCGCCGAGATCACCCGGACCAGCGCGGCCAGCGTCTCGAGTCTCCTGCAGGGCCTCGAGCGGCGCGGCCTCGTCGAACGACGCCCCGACGCCACGAACGGACGGACGAAGACCGTGCACGCCACCCCGGCGGGCATCGACCTCATCGCCGGCTTCACCGACGCGATGGTCGCCCTCGACGACACCCTGCTCGCACCACTCGACACGGACGAACGCGCCACCCTGCGGCGCCTGCTGCAGAAGGTGACCGCGGAACTCGCACCGCCGACGCGGTAG
- a CDS encoding MATE family efflux transporter — protein MTTTTPENTAAATNRWYLSAAPIARALVHLCVPMAAAMVVSALYNVINAGFIGSQHDTSLLAAITFGTPLLGIVMAVGGVFGGGGSALMSRLLGASEHDPAKARDIKHVASFALWGAVVTGAVLAVVGLVFLRPLVAVLGADAAAVPATSEYVAVMLAFVPVLASSFALEQIVRSEGAARQAMIGLVLSTIGNLVFDVLFILVLHWGVGGAALAVGLANVVSIAYWVTWLQRNSENVSFAPKWFTLRADILKPVFGIGVGELLQSAFLIVTTLVLNNLAAAYGDDPLAAMGVAVRIAQVPEFLVMGVTIGVLPLLAYAFGKGDAARLRAALRGAAFTVGAIVLVFSGAVFTFREQVFTIFSGDHSVLAIGLTILTAQLVAAIVNGFTGLLTSLFQATGMVLPAMVLSLAQGVLFIPIVIVGNLWFGLAGIIWALTVTEVIVFVAAVVLWLASRGKIARGLAAGSEERADAALEEAPAA, from the coding sequence ATGACCACCACCACCCCCGAGAACACCGCCGCGGCCACCAACCGCTGGTACCTCTCCGCCGCCCCGATCGCCCGGGCCCTCGTGCACCTGTGTGTGCCGATGGCCGCTGCGATGGTCGTCAGCGCCCTGTACAACGTCATTAACGCCGGCTTCATCGGCTCGCAGCACGACACCTCGCTGCTCGCCGCGATCACCTTCGGCACCCCGCTGCTCGGCATCGTGATGGCCGTCGGCGGTGTGTTCGGCGGCGGTGGCAGCGCTCTGATGTCCCGCCTGCTCGGCGCCTCGGAGCACGACCCCGCCAAAGCGCGGGACATCAAGCACGTCGCCTCGTTCGCGCTGTGGGGAGCCGTCGTCACCGGCGCCGTCCTCGCCGTCGTCGGGCTCGTGTTCCTGCGCCCCCTCGTCGCCGTGCTCGGTGCCGACGCAGCAGCAGTCCCCGCCACGAGCGAGTACGTCGCCGTGATGCTCGCGTTCGTCCCGGTGCTCGCCTCGTCGTTCGCCCTCGAGCAGATCGTCCGCTCCGAGGGTGCCGCACGCCAGGCGATGATCGGCCTGGTCCTGTCGACGATCGGGAACCTGGTGTTCGACGTGCTCTTCATCCTCGTGCTGCACTGGGGGGTCGGCGGTGCAGCACTGGCCGTCGGACTCGCGAACGTCGTGTCGATCGCCTACTGGGTGACCTGGCTGCAGCGGAACAGCGAGAACGTCAGCTTCGCGCCGAAGTGGTTCACGCTCCGTGCCGACATCCTGAAGCCCGTCTTCGGCATCGGCGTCGGCGAACTGCTGCAGTCCGCCTTCCTGATCGTCACGACGCTCGTGCTCAACAACCTCGCTGCCGCATACGGCGACGACCCGCTCGCCGCCATGGGCGTCGCGGTCCGCATCGCGCAGGTGCCGGAGTTCCTGGTGATGGGCGTCACGATCGGCGTGCTGCCGCTGCTCGCCTACGCGTTCGGCAAGGGCGACGCCGCACGCCTCCGGGCCGCCCTGCGCGGAGCCGCCTTCACGGTCGGCGCGATCGTCCTCGTGTTCTCCGGCGCGGTCTTCACCTTCCGCGAGCAGGTGTTCACGATCTTCTCCGGCGACCACTCGGTCCTCGCGATCGGCCTGACGATCCTGACGGCGCAGCTCGTCGCCGCCATCGTGAACGGGTTCACGGGATTGCTCACCTCGCTGTTCCAGGCGACCGGCATGGTGCTGCCCGCGATGGTGCTGTCGCTGGCGCAGGGCGTGCTGTTCATCCCGATCGTCATCGTCGGCAACCTGTGGTTCGGACTCGCCGGGATCATCTGGGCGCTGACCGTCACCGAGGTCATCGTGTTCGTCGCTGCGGTGGTGCTGTGGCTGGCCTCGCGCGGGAAGATCGCGCGCGGCCTGGCCGCCGGCAGCGAGGAGCGGGCGGACGCCGCGCTCGAGGAGGCGCCCGCCGCGTGA
- a CDS encoding copper resistance CopC family protein, whose translation MRTGRTTAASLAIVVGGLLALIGVQPASAHSALTGSSPADGAVVTEPLDRVDLTFSEAPLAGLDAGLRIQVTDADGTDVSAGEVTVSGMTMGKAVDLENGAYTVLWRYVSPDGHPIDGTYGFEYRAAVTTPSATTPATTVPTSDPVAPTPTSTATATGASDGAPDSAPGIAPGVWVALGAGTVLAAGAVVVLLLRRGGGGRGRA comes from the coding sequence ATGCGGACAGGACGAACGACGGCAGCTTCCCTCGCGATCGTCGTCGGAGGGCTCCTGGCGCTCATCGGGGTCCAACCGGCCTCGGCGCACTCGGCCCTCACCGGCAGCTCGCCCGCTGACGGCGCGGTCGTCACCGAGCCGCTCGACCGGGTCGACCTGACGTTCAGCGAGGCTCCGCTCGCGGGTCTCGACGCGGGACTGCGGATCCAGGTCACCGACGCCGACGGCACCGATGTGTCGGCGGGCGAGGTGACCGTCTCCGGCATGACGATGGGCAAGGCCGTCGACCTCGAGAACGGCGCGTACACGGTGCTCTGGCGGTACGTGTCGCCGGACGGGCACCCGATCGACGGCACGTACGGGTTCGAGTACCGCGCCGCGGTCACGACACCGTCCGCGACGACTCCGGCGACGACGGTGCCGACGTCGGACCCCGTCGCCCCCACTCCGACGTCGACCGCGACGGCCACCGGGGCATCCGATGGCGCGCCCGACTCGGCGCCCGGCATCGCCCCGGGTGTCTGGGTCGCGCTCGGCGCCGGCACGGTGCTCGCCGCCGGGGCCGTCGTCGTGCTCCTCCTGCGCCGCGGCGGCGGCGGCCGAGGCCGCGCGTAG
- a CDS encoding alpha/beta hydrolase translates to MEILFVHGALVRDGAWWWQPTAELFHGSTGIRSRAVALPSCGEGPAGHPDGGLAEDAAALRAALDDSDGAIVVGHSYGGTVIAEAGQHDAVAHLLYVSSYLPDVGSAQAGIMADEPDPVSIGPAGDGVLAVAGYDAASFGARFLQDADGNTQRAAWGRVTAQSAGAFVTPTTAAGWQDVDSTSLVCTEDRSTTVGLKRAHAARATRSVDVPTGHHPFITRPDLVVEQLELLLGGATA, encoded by the coding sequence ATGGAGATCCTCTTCGTTCACGGCGCCCTCGTCCGCGACGGTGCCTGGTGGTGGCAGCCCACCGCTGAGCTGTTCCACGGCAGCACCGGCATCCGCAGTCGGGCGGTCGCGCTGCCGTCCTGCGGCGAGGGCCCGGCGGGTCACCCCGACGGTGGGCTCGCCGAGGACGCAGCCGCCCTGCGCGCCGCCCTCGACGACAGCGACGGGGCGATCGTCGTCGGACACTCCTACGGCGGCACCGTCATCGCCGAGGCCGGTCAGCACGACGCCGTCGCACACCTGCTGTACGTGTCCTCGTACCTGCCCGACGTCGGCTCTGCACAGGCCGGCATCATGGCCGACGAGCCCGACCCCGTGTCGATCGGCCCGGCCGGTGACGGTGTCCTCGCCGTCGCCGGGTACGACGCTGCGTCCTTCGGTGCGCGCTTCCTGCAGGACGCCGACGGGAACACGCAGCGAGCGGCATGGGGGCGGGTGACCGCCCAGTCGGCGGGGGCGTTCGTGACGCCGACGACGGCAGCAGGGTGGCAGGACGTCGACTCGACCTCCCTCGTCTGCACCGAGGACCGCAGCACCACCGTGGGGCTGAAGCGCGCGCACGCGGCGCGGGCGACGCGCAGCGTCGACGTGCCGACCGGGCACCACCCGTTCATCACCCGGCCCGACCTGGTCGTCGAGCAGCTGGAGCTGCTGCTCGGAGGTGCCACGGCCTGA
- the argG gene encoding argininosuccinate synthase: MSKVLSSLPVGERVGIAFSGGLDTSCAVAWMREKGAIPCTYTADIGQYDEPDIDAVPSRAHEYGAEIARLVDAKSALVEEGLVALQTGAFHIRSGGKTYFNTTPLGRAVTGTMLVRAMKEDGVDIWGDGSTYKGNDIERFYRYGLMANPRLRVYKPWLDSEFVEELGGRKEMSEWLVARGFPYRDSAEKAYSTDANIWGATHEAKSLEELSSGLDIVEPIMGVAAWRDDVEVATEVVSIRFEAGRPVAINGQEYTDAVALVYEANATGGRHGLGASDQIENRIIEAKSRGIYEAPGMALLHIAYERLLNAIHNEDTVASYHNEGRRLGRLMYEGRWLDPQSLMLRESLQRWVASAVTGEVTLRLRRGDDYTILDTTGPALSYHPDKLSMERVGDAAFGPDDRIGQLTMRNLDIADSRSRLEQYAAAGLIGGATAELVGELEAGESEEILGGAVIASDAEDALGRRTDLASEGAAFDSGTD; this comes from the coding sequence GTGTCCAAGGTCCTGAGCAGTCTCCCCGTCGGCGAACGAGTCGGCATCGCGTTCTCAGGGGGTCTCGACACCTCCTGCGCCGTTGCCTGGATGCGCGAGAAGGGGGCGATCCCCTGCACGTACACGGCCGACATCGGTCAGTACGACGAGCCGGACATCGACGCCGTCCCGAGCCGCGCCCACGAGTACGGCGCCGAGATCGCCCGCCTGGTCGACGCGAAGAGCGCCCTGGTGGAAGAGGGCCTCGTCGCCCTGCAGACCGGCGCGTTCCACATCCGTTCCGGCGGCAAGACGTACTTCAACACGACGCCCCTCGGTCGAGCGGTGACGGGCACGATGCTCGTCCGCGCGATGAAGGAGGACGGCGTCGACATCTGGGGCGACGGCTCCACCTACAAGGGCAACGACATCGAGCGGTTCTACCGCTACGGCCTGATGGCCAACCCGCGTCTGCGCGTCTACAAGCCGTGGCTCGACTCCGAGTTCGTCGAGGAGCTCGGCGGCCGCAAGGAGATGAGCGAGTGGCTCGTCGCCCGCGGCTTCCCGTACCGCGACTCCGCCGAGAAGGCGTACTCGACCGACGCCAACATCTGGGGTGCCACGCACGAGGCGAAGAGCCTCGAAGAGCTCTCGAGCGGCCTGGACATCGTCGAGCCGATCATGGGCGTCGCCGCCTGGCGTGACGACGTCGAGGTCGCCACGGAGGTCGTCAGCATCCGCTTCGAGGCCGGACGCCCCGTCGCGATCAACGGCCAGGAGTACACGGACGCCGTCGCCCTGGTCTACGAGGCGAACGCGACCGGCGGTCGTCACGGCCTCGGCGCGTCCGACCAGATCGAGAACCGCATCATCGAGGCGAAGAGCCGCGGCATCTACGAGGCACCGGGCATGGCCCTGCTGCACATCGCCTACGAGCGGCTGCTCAACGCGATCCACAACGAGGACACCGTGGCGTCGTACCACAACGAGGGCCGCCGACTCGGGCGCCTGATGTACGAGGGCCGCTGGCTCGACCCGCAGTCGCTCATGCTCCGCGAGTCCCTGCAGCGCTGGGTCGCGTCGGCCGTCACCGGCGAGGTCACGCTGCGCCTGCGTCGCGGCGACGACTACACGATCCTCGACACCACGGGTCCGGCGCTGTCGTACCACCCCGACAAGCTCTCGATGGAGCGGGTCGGCGACGCCGCCTTCGGTCCGGACGACCGCATCGGTCAGCTGACGATGCGCAACCTCGACATCGCGGACTCCCGGTCGAGGCTCGAGCAGTACGCGGCCGCCGGTCTCATCGGCGGTGCGACGGCCGAGCTCGTCGGCGAGCTCGAGGCGGGCGAATCCGAGGAGATCCTCGGTGGCGCCGTCATCGCCTCGGATGCCGAGGACGCGCTCGGACGCCGGACGGACCTCGCGTCCGAGGGCGCAGCCTTCGACTCCGGCACCGACTGA
- a CDS encoding epoxide hydrolase has protein sequence MGETPQIDDATIEDLRARLRATRWPDAPAGTGWSLGADVDELRSLIEYWADGFDFDAHRAQLAALPSRRLTIDGTGIHVLHARADAEDALPLLLAHGWPDSGWRYRKVLPMLVEAGFDVIVPDMPGYGFSEAPPQPIDARAVAGMWAQLMTELGYERFAVAGGDIGTHVARYLALDHADRVVAVHRIDGGLAWPGIDLDTLAPEERGFVAATARWRDAEGAYAMMHRTKPQTAAVGLNDSPAGLAAWIVEKLRSWSDCDGDLWSVYTQDEVLALLTEYWATGTIGSAMRMYHANAAIPPEQSARRVEVPSGFSLFPGDLVEPPRAWLERTTNLVSYRMMPRGGHFAPFEQPALYVDELTTFLEPFRR, from the coding sequence ATGGGTGAGACACCGCAGATCGACGACGCGACCATCGAGGACCTCCGCGCGCGACTGCGGGCCACGCGCTGGCCGGACGCACCCGCCGGCACTGGCTGGTCCCTCGGCGCGGACGTCGACGAGCTCCGGTCCCTCATCGAGTACTGGGCCGACGGCTTCGACTTCGACGCGCACCGAGCACAGCTCGCCGCACTGCCGAGCCGACGGCTGACGATCGACGGCACCGGGATCCACGTGCTGCACGCCCGGGCCGACGCCGAGGATGCGCTGCCGCTCCTGCTCGCCCACGGCTGGCCGGACTCCGGGTGGCGGTACCGCAAGGTCCTGCCGATGCTCGTCGAGGCCGGGTTCGACGTGATCGTGCCGGACATGCCCGGGTACGGGTTCTCCGAAGCCCCGCCGCAGCCGATCGACGCCCGCGCGGTCGCCGGCATGTGGGCCCAACTGATGACGGAGTTGGGTTACGAACGCTTCGCGGTTGCCGGCGGGGACATCGGCACGCACGTCGCCCGGTACCTCGCGCTCGACCACGCCGACCGGGTCGTCGCCGTGCACCGCATCGACGGCGGGCTCGCCTGGCCCGGCATCGACCTCGACACGTTGGCGCCGGAGGAACGCGGGTTCGTCGCGGCGACCGCCCGGTGGCGCGACGCCGAGGGTGCCTACGCGATGATGCACCGCACCAAGCCGCAGACCGCCGCGGTCGGCCTGAACGACTCACCCGCCGGGCTCGCCGCGTGGATCGTGGAGAAGCTGCGGTCGTGGAGCGACTGCGACGGCGACCTCTGGTCCGTCTACACGCAGGACGAGGTGCTCGCGCTCCTGACCGAGTACTGGGCCACCGGCACGATCGGTTCCGCGATGCGGATGTACCACGCGAACGCCGCGATCCCGCCGGAGCAGTCGGCCCGGCGGGTCGAGGTGCCGTCCGGCTTCTCGCTGTTCCCCGGCGACCTGGTGGAGCCGCCGCGGGCGTGGCTCGAGCGGACGACGAACCTGGTGTCGTACCGGATGATGCCGCGCGGTGGGCACTTCGCGCCGTTCGAGCAACCGGCGCTGTACGTCGACGAGCTCACGACCTTCCTGGAGCCGTTCCGCCGCTAG
- a CDS encoding cation transporter yields the protein MTGVTAAVVPDRRRVLQRRIRWIVAATITYNVIEAVIAIAAGSVASSTALIGFGLDSVVEVLSAAAVAWQFAGPDPEARERVALKVIAVSFFGLALYVSGDAVLTLTGVREPEHSTVGIVLAAVSLAVMPFLSLVERRTGKELGSASAIADSKQTLVCSYLSAAVLIGLLLNTLFGWSWADPVAGLVVVVFAVREGLEAWRGDACKQPVAALTGERAADACDCC from the coding sequence ATGACCGGGGTGACGGCTGCGGTCGTGCCCGATCGCCGACGGGTGCTGCAGCGACGGATCCGCTGGATCGTCGCCGCGACGATCACCTACAACGTCATCGAGGCGGTCATCGCGATCGCAGCCGGTTCGGTGGCATCGTCGACAGCGCTCATCGGCTTCGGACTCGACTCCGTCGTCGAGGTCCTGTCCGCCGCGGCGGTCGCGTGGCAGTTCGCGGGGCCGGACCCCGAAGCGCGGGAACGCGTCGCGCTCAAGGTCATCGCGGTCTCCTTCTTCGGGTTGGCGCTGTACGTCAGCGGCGATGCGGTGCTGACCCTGACCGGGGTGCGCGAGCCGGAGCACAGCACCGTCGGGATCGTGCTGGCGGCGGTCAGCCTGGCCGTGATGCCGTTCCTCAGCCTGGTCGAACGGCGGACCGGCAAGGAGCTCGGTTCGGCGTCGGCGATCGCGGACTCGAAGCAGACCCTGGTGTGCAGCTACCTGTCCGCCGCGGTGTTGATCGGTCTGCTCCTGAACACGCTGTTCGGGTGGTCGTGGGCTGATCCGGTGGCCGGCTTGGTCGTCGTCGTGTTCGCGGTGCGCGAGGGGCTCGAGGCCTGGCGCGGCGACGCGTGCAAGCAGCCGGTCGCTGCCCTGACCGGCGAGCGTGCAGCCGACGCCTGCGACTGCTGCTGA
- a CDS encoding winged helix-turn-helix domain-containing protein: protein MLTTAPRLDVMHRLGRAMADRTRSLILLEMLEAPVHPGRLATDLGLTRSNVSNHLACLRGCGIVVAVPEGRSTRYEIADPHLGAAIRSLLEVVLAVDDGEACTDEDCDVPLCCGPGA, encoded by the coding sequence ATGCTGACCACTGCACCGCGGCTCGACGTCATGCACCGGCTCGGCCGGGCGATGGCGGACCGGACACGATCCCTGATCCTGCTCGAGATGCTCGAGGCGCCGGTCCACCCGGGCCGGCTCGCGACCGACCTGGGGCTCACCCGCTCGAACGTCTCGAACCACCTCGCCTGCCTGCGCGGATGCGGGATCGTCGTCGCCGTGCCCGAGGGGCGGTCCACCCGGTACGAGATCGCCGACCCGCACCTCGGGGCCGCGATCCGCTCGCTCCTCGAGGTCGTGCTCGCCGTCGACGACGGCGAAGCGTGCACCGACGAGGACTGCGACGTCCCGCTCTGCTGCGGGCCCGGCGCATGA
- a CDS encoding HNH endonuclease, translating to MRTLVLNAGYEPLAVISFRRALVLVMNQKASVVAADLEHPVTGSTSSFDRPSVIILTRYVRIPHSRLVPVSRRGVLRRDANRCAYCDRHATTIDHVQPKSRGGQDSWENLVACCLACNNEKGDRTPQEMGWRLRFRPKIPHGSSWVVRGIERPQAEWDEYLVAA from the coding sequence ATGCGCACTCTCGTCCTCAACGCCGGTTACGAGCCCCTCGCGGTGATCTCGTTCCGACGAGCCCTCGTGCTGGTCATGAACCAGAAGGCCTCCGTCGTCGCGGCCGACCTCGAACACCCGGTGACCGGGTCGACCTCGAGCTTCGATCGGCCGTCCGTCATCATCCTCACCCGGTACGTGCGCATCCCGCACTCGAGACTCGTGCCGGTGTCGCGCCGCGGAGTCCTGCGCCGTGACGCCAACCGGTGCGCGTACTGCGACCGGCACGCGACGACCATCGACCACGTGCAGCCGAAGTCGCGCGGTGGGCAGGACTCGTGGGAGAACCTCGTGGCCTGCTGCCTGGCCTGCAACAACGAGAAGGGTGACCGCACCCCGCAGGAGATGGGGTGGCGGCTGCGCTTCCGTCCGAAGATCCCACACGGGTCGTCGTGGGTCGTGCGCGGAATCGAGCGTCCGCAGGCGGAGTGGGACGAGTACCTGGTCGCCGCGTAG
- a CDS encoding C40 family peptidase, with product MGLHVAGHPRQRDDETPETTPLTQTGSAADDQTPANPTNTENATDAPLTRRSVRQADARPTRKVVPVRSAPLPGGRRAAQAAATATAAKASSSSRKRKFLAPIVLTVAAGMFGTVAVAPAFAAQTSTGTEAANAQRQVRATESQEFSVSDAVALAGTSRDGYGATSTATLDARAAAEQAAADQAEATEAAAEQAEQAASATQAARAQTAEQYASYTGPSAADYVASSSAADTPFSLPAVVATAKQYIGTPYVFGGADPSGFDCSGYVMFVYAQYGINLAHSVPLQDQAGTTIPESEAQPGDVVIFNNEAHDGFYMGNGMIMDAPKPGGSVSIRPIWTSDYHIVRFGI from the coding sequence ATGGGGTTGCACGTCGCCGGACACCCACGGCAGCGTGATGACGAGACGCCGGAGACCACACCCTTGACGCAGACCGGTTCCGCCGCGGACGACCAGACGCCCGCCAACCCGACGAACACCGAGAACGCCACCGACGCACCGCTCACCCGACGGTCCGTCCGCCAGGCCGACGCGCGCCCGACCCGCAAGGTCGTCCCGGTCCGCTCCGCCCCGCTCCCCGGCGGCCGTCGTGCCGCACAGGCCGCAGCCACCGCGACCGCTGCCAAGGCGAGCTCGTCGTCGCGCAAGCGCAAGTTCCTCGCCCCCATCGTCCTGACGGTCGCCGCCGGCATGTTCGGCACCGTGGCGGTCGCGCCGGCCTTCGCCGCACAGACCTCCACCGGCACCGAGGCGGCGAACGCGCAGCGCCAGGTCCGTGCGACGGAGAGCCAGGAGTTCTCGGTGTCCGACGCCGTCGCACTGGCCGGCACGAGCCGCGACGGCTACGGAGCCACGTCGACCGCGACGCTCGACGCACGCGCAGCGGCCGAGCAGGCTGCAGCCGACCAGGCCGAAGCGACCGAGGCAGCCGCTGAGCAGGCCGAGCAGGCGGCATCGGCCACGCAGGCGGCGCGTGCCCAGACCGCCGAGCAGTACGCCTCGTACACCGGCCCGTCCGCCGCCGACTACGTGGCGAGCTCCAGCGCCGCGGACACCCCGTTCTCACTGCCGGCCGTGGTCGCCACCGCCAAGCAGTACATCGGCACCCCGTACGTCTTCGGCGGCGCCGACCCGTCCGGCTTCGACTGCTCGGGCTACGTCATGTTCGTCTACGCCCAGTACGGCATCAACCTCGCGCACTCCGTGCCGCTGCAAGACCAGGCCGGCACCACGATCCCCGAGTCCGAGGCGCAGCCCGGCGACGTCGTCATCTTCAACAACGAGGCGCACGACGGCTTCTACATGGGGAACGGCATGATCATGGATGCCCCGAAGCCCGGTGGCTCCGTGTCGATCCGTCCGATCTGGACCAGCGACTACCACATCGTCCGCTTCGGCATCTGA